Proteins co-encoded in one candidate division TA06 bacterium genomic window:
- a CDS encoding PD40 domain-containing protein, producing MKNILVILASLIFIYGCGKKNPTNGGGVQPPTVIYPIIDDSPAWHPDGNTIAYFSLGTTYVDSVSGGYNFSQDSLGIWLINIDGSERKFLLPGGSLPDWIPDGSKLAFNGYGTKQIFVADSNGQNIVQLTTGGRNFFPSWSPDGKRIAWDTNYNDSLGANVIWLMDNYGSNKKDISQHQVGEWRMPDWFPDGRIVHIRYPGGNVFSSEIFIMDSNGQNSLRLTNNFSTDYNPKVSPDGSKISWSSGASGEAPQIWVMNSNGSGLVKLTIEGGNAPCWSPDGSKIAYSYIGSGYGPQCGSIWIMNADGTNKKQLTYNWRRRTP from the coding sequence GTGAAAAATATACTCGTTATACTTGCATCCCTTATATTCATATATGGATGCGGGAAAAAGAATCCAACCAATGGCGGCGGCGTGCAGCCGCCGACGGTAATCTATCCTATCATTGATGATAGTCCGGCATGGCACCCCGATGGCAACACAATCGCGTACTTTTCTCTGGGCACAACTTATGTTGATTCGGTCTCTGGCGGGTATAATTTTAGCCAGGACTCATTGGGTATCTGGTTAATTAATATCGATGGTTCAGAAAGAAAGTTTTTACTGCCTGGTGGTAGCCTGCCGGATTGGATCCCGGATGGCAGCAAGTTAGCTTTTAATGGATATGGGACCAAACAGATATTTGTGGCGGATAGTAATGGACAGAATATCGTTCAGCTTACCACGGGCGGGAGAAACTTTTTCCCATCTTGGAGCCCGGATGGTAAAAGGATTGCCTGGGATACAAATTACAATGACTCATTAGGTGCTAATGTAATTTGGCTTATGGATAATTATGGATCGAACAAAAAGGACATAAGTCAACATCAAGTAGGTGAGTGGCGTATGCCCGATTGGTTCCCAGATGGTCGTATCGTTCACATTCGTTATCCAGGTGGTAATGTTTTCTCATCTGAAATATTTATAATGGATTCAAACGGTCAAAATTCATTAAGGCTGACTAATAACTTTTCTACGGATTACAATCCCAAGGTTTCCCCAGATGGCTCCAAAATATCATGGAGTTCCGGCGCTAGTGGAGAAGCTCCACAAATATGGGTGATGAACTCAAATGGTTCCGGTCTTGTTAAACTTACTATCGAAGGCGGAAACGCACCCTGCTGGTCGCCTGACGGCAGCAAAATTGCATATTCATACATTGGTTCAGGCTATGGTCCCCAATGTGGCTCAATCTGGATAATGAACGCCGACGGAACAAACAAGAAACAACTAACCTATAACTGGCGTAGAAGAACGCCGTAA
- a CDS encoding PD40 domain-containing protein yields the protein MKKVNLLAVTVILALVIAITTPLHAEPSAVIITGCLAGKLVTETYAAAKDTVKRDEFWNDSYLMWELFYKNYHWPEKKANNDYDGIHFLYGNGRDFPSTSPRYQPRIQTYDSVQLITDYPAYRQDVTNIFNWLATGDSGQGIKAMTVKDPLFVYTSDHGVAEDTTGEHVSLAVMGTFDDRIFDTTFARMVDQIPCDRRVFWMGQCFSGGFINDLQNNRTIIHTACSKTEVAWVADNKTLNDSPYPEIEVYNGKGYRHDEYSFHLINSLRGSAIFGTSYDDPAPVDADLNWDGKISVYESWLYERDHKSTPETPQFSDMGNLASSTFLEYPVRIIDTVKNQFIDLGNINIYKIMAPEGDSLTQLTFNGRNFFPTWSPDGKRIAWDTSYMDSLGANVIWIMDADGNNKKDISQHQVGEWRMPDWYTDGRIVHIRYPGGSTFSSEIFIMDSSGQNPIRITNNNNTDYYPKVSPTGTKILFSSQADGQAPRIWVVNSDGSKPIKLTETGGDHPAWSPDGTKIVYCNTVDGRLWTMNADGTNKQQLTFNWCRRTP from the coding sequence ATGAAAAAAGTAAATTTATTGGCGGTTACGGTTATCTTGGCGTTAGTAATTGCAATAACCACGCCTCTGCATGCCGAACCAAGCGCTGTAATAATAACCGGCTGCTTGGCCGGTAAATTGGTAACCGAAACTTATGCCGCGGCAAAAGACACCGTTAAGCGCGATGAATTTTGGAACGATTCATATTTAATGTGGGAATTATTTTATAAAAATTACCATTGGCCCGAAAAAAAGGCTAACAATGACTATGATGGAATACATTTTCTTTATGGCAACGGACGAGATTTCCCCAGCACAAGCCCCAGGTATCAACCTCGAATACAGACATATGATTCAGTACAATTAATAACAGATTATCCGGCTTACCGCCAAGACGTAACAAACATATTCAACTGGCTGGCAACAGGGGACAGCGGGCAGGGGATCAAAGCCATGACGGTAAAAGACCCGTTATTTGTTTATACCAGTGATCATGGTGTAGCTGAAGATACTACTGGTGAACATGTCAGCCTTGCTGTTATGGGCACTTTTGACGATAGAATCTTTGATACAACTTTCGCTAGAATGGTAGACCAAATCCCATGTGACCGGAGGGTATTTTGGATGGGGCAATGCTTTAGTGGCGGTTTTATTAACGATTTACAGAACAATAGGACCATTATACATACTGCGTGTAGCAAAACAGAAGTTGCCTGGGTTGCCGATAATAAAACACTTAACGACTCACCGTACCCGGAGATCGAAGTATATAACGGAAAGGGTTACCGCCATGATGAATACAGTTTTCATCTGATTAACAGCTTGAGGGGTTCGGCGATATTTGGCACCAGTTATGACGACCCAGCGCCAGTTGATGCGGATTTAAATTGGGATGGGAAAATATCAGTTTACGAAAGCTGGTTGTATGAGAGGGATCATAAATCAACCCCGGAGACGCCGCAATTCAGCGATATGGGCAATCTGGCATCAAGCACTTTTTTAGAGTACCCTGTTAGGATAATCGATACCGTTAAAAACCAATTCATTGACTTGGGCAACATAAATATTTATAAAATAATGGCGCCTGAAGGCGACAGTTTGACGCAGCTTACATTTAACGGCAGAAACTTTTTCCCAACTTGGAGCCCGGATGGAAAGAGGATTGCTTGGGATACAAGCTATATGGATTCATTGGGTGCTAATGTTATTTGGATAATGGATGCTGATGGCAATAATAAAAAGGATATAAGCCAACATCAGGTTGGGGAGTGGCGAATGCCAGATTGGTATACAGACGGTCGTATCGTACACATTCGCTATCCGGGTGGCAGTACCTTTTCATCTGAAATATTTATTATGGATTCGAGTGGCCAAAATCCTATAAGAATAACCAATAACAATAATACGGATTATTACCCCAAAGTTTCACCCACCGGCACCAAAATATTGTTTAGCTCCCAGGCAGATGGCCAAGCACCCAGGATTTGGGTAGTTAATTCAGATGGCAGCAAGCCGATAAAACTAACAGAAACCGGAGGCGACCACCCCGCATGGTCGCCGGATGGCACAAAAATAGTTTATTGCAACACAGTTGATGGCCGCCTTTGGACTATGAACGCGGACGGAACAAACAAACAACAATTGACTTTTAACTGGTGTAGAAGAACGCCGTGA